One window from the genome of Dyadobacter sp. CECT 9275 encodes:
- a CDS encoding SusD/RagB family nutrient-binding outer membrane lipoprotein — protein sequence MDKNFYKIIYRVAVLGFMAALSACNSDALTDLNNDPNRINYVIPGYLFTQIELNMPQQRIALQQGMQYVATYKDVPDIGGKQFDYIPGFTYAIYSSQFNAIKQCMDALTSPADVNKIALCRIIRAYGYHILTDATGDVPYSDASQALNNVLKPKYDTQQAIYTDMLKELDEAAASLTAAQPTFGSADVFYNGDITKWKKFAYTLMLRLSMRLSNKDAATAKKYALIAINGGVMSETTDIAYLKYSATSTNPRAPYTEYQAVQDPDNAQGQKLSSTLINQFKTTRDPRTYVLSVVWTKTGSTYVADTTMASQKGMVPGSILGYPADFPTYSEFSPIWWNRDTSPLIVLGPAEAQLLIAEAVLRGWYTGTTEKAAYDLAVTRAMQQWALWPNVPSLSPNNSTISQQRITDYLTTGYPYKTNGTFEERLEQISTQKWLSLLGDDHEVWSNWRRTGYPRFNFKNWQGNQAYPGSVTGGEMFRRLPYPDERATNNENQQAALARQGFPLDPSIKAQSDALLGRVWWDKP from the coding sequence ATGGACAAAAACTTTTATAAAATCATATACAGGGTAGCCGTACTAGGCTTTATGGCCGCCCTTTCGGCCTGTAACAGTGATGCGCTGACCGACCTGAACAACGATCCGAACCGCATTAATTATGTAATCCCGGGTTATCTTTTTACGCAGATCGAGCTGAACATGCCACAGCAAAGAATTGCACTACAACAGGGTATGCAGTATGTGGCCACCTATAAGGATGTACCGGATATCGGCGGTAAGCAGTTTGACTATATCCCGGGATTTACCTACGCCATTTATTCCTCGCAGTTCAATGCCATCAAACAGTGTATGGATGCATTGACCTCACCCGCCGACGTGAATAAAATTGCGCTCTGCCGCATCATAAGAGCATACGGGTACCATATCCTAACGGATGCCACCGGTGACGTCCCCTATTCTGACGCTTCCCAGGCCTTAAATAATGTATTAAAACCAAAGTACGATACGCAACAGGCCATTTACACGGATATGCTCAAAGAGCTGGATGAGGCTGCTGCGTCACTGACTGCCGCCCAGCCAACGTTCGGTTCCGCAGATGTGTTCTATAACGGGGACATTACAAAATGGAAAAAATTTGCTTATACACTAATGCTTCGTCTGTCGATGCGTTTATCCAACAAAGATGCGGCCACTGCAAAAAAATACGCCCTGATCGCCATCAACGGCGGTGTAATGTCAGAAACAACTGATATCGCTTATCTGAAGTACAGTGCCACCAGTACCAACCCGAGGGCTCCGTATACCGAATACCAGGCTGTACAGGATCCCGACAATGCGCAGGGTCAGAAGCTTTCCAGCACCCTTATCAATCAATTCAAAACTACACGTGACCCGCGTACGTATGTTCTTTCCGTGGTCTGGACAAAAACAGGCTCAACTTACGTAGCAGATACCACCATGGCCAGCCAGAAAGGAATGGTACCCGGTTCAATACTGGGCTATCCAGCCGACTTCCCAACCTATTCCGAATTTTCACCGATCTGGTGGAACCGCGACACATCGCCGCTGATCGTGCTCGGGCCGGCGGAGGCGCAGCTTCTGATAGCGGAAGCGGTGCTGAGAGGCTGGTACACAGGTACCACCGAAAAAGCCGCCTATGACCTGGCCGTTACCCGTGCCATGCAGCAGTGGGCACTATGGCCCAATGTACCTTCGCTGTCTCCTAATAACAGCACCATCTCCCAGCAAAGGATCACGGATTACCTCACCACTGGTTATCCCTACAAAACCAACGGCACTTTCGAAGAGCGGCTTGAGCAGATATCAACCCAGAAATGGCTGTCGCTTTTGGGAGACGACCATGAGGTATGGTCCAACTGGAGACGCACCGGATATCCCCGGTTCAATTTCAAAAACTGGCAGGGAAACCAGGCTTATCCGGGCTCTGTGACAGGCGGTGAAATGTTCAGAAGACTACCCTATCCTGATGAAAGAGCAACGAACAACGAAAATCAGCAGGCGGCTCTGGCCCGTCAGGGGTTCCCGCTCGACCCCAGTATAAAGGCCCAGAGCGATGCCTTACTGGGCAGAGTTTGGTGGGATAAACCGTAA
- a CDS encoding amidohydrolase/deacetylase family metallohydrolase — translation MSLKTFIFITTLCIFSSTVWAQKKYSIIIKGGHVIDPKNNIDGIMDVAIEGTPGGEDGKIALVAKDIDKNLAAQVVNAKGLYVTPGLIDIHVHFFAGTDPKGTYRNGPNSLPPDGFTFRTGVTTVVDAGSSGWKTFETFKKQTIDISKTRVLAMLNIVGEGMAGGKFENSLEEMDAAKTAEMAKKYPQDIVGVKLAHFSGHDWTPTDRALEAGKLANIPIMVDFGGANPVLPLEELYLKKFRKGDIYTHCFGGNSNNSGRGRESIVDVSVNKVKPYVLEAQKKGVIFDVGFGGSSFLLAQGRPAIRQGFLPNSISTDLHTGSMNNAMKDMNNIMSLFMAMGMDFKSVIAASTWNPAREIKREDLGNLSVGSVADIAVFNLRKGKFGFYARDGKIEGNKRLETELTIRAGNIVYTLNALVDPINLPRPSRN, via the coding sequence ATGAGCCTGAAAACCTTCATTTTTATTACAACCCTCTGTATTTTTTCCTCGACCGTTTGGGCTCAGAAAAAGTATAGTATCATCATCAAAGGTGGTCATGTGATTGACCCTAAAAATAATATTGATGGGATTATGGATGTTGCCATTGAGGGAACACCCGGCGGCGAGGATGGCAAAATTGCGCTGGTAGCAAAAGATATCGACAAAAACCTGGCTGCACAGGTGGTAAACGCAAAAGGCCTGTATGTGACACCCGGATTAATTGATATCCATGTACACTTTTTTGCCGGAACGGATCCGAAAGGGACTTACCGCAATGGCCCCAACAGCCTGCCCCCCGACGGCTTTACCTTCCGTACCGGTGTTACCACCGTTGTGGATGCGGGAAGCTCAGGCTGGAAGACTTTTGAGACATTTAAAAAACAAACGATCGATATTTCTAAAACCAGAGTATTGGCAATGCTCAATATTGTTGGCGAAGGAATGGCGGGAGGAAAGTTTGAGAACAGCCTGGAAGAAATGGATGCCGCCAAAACCGCCGAAATGGCTAAAAAATACCCACAAGACATCGTGGGCGTTAAACTGGCCCATTTTTCGGGTCACGACTGGACACCCACAGACCGTGCCCTGGAGGCAGGCAAGCTGGCCAACATTCCCATCATGGTAGACTTTGGCGGGGCTAATCCTGTACTTCCGCTGGAAGAACTCTACCTTAAAAAATTCAGAAAAGGGGATATCTACACGCACTGTTTTGGCGGAAACAGTAATAACAGCGGAAGAGGCCGAGAATCCATTGTAGATGTATCCGTAAATAAAGTCAAACCTTATGTACTGGAAGCGCAGAAAAAAGGGGTCATTTTTGATGTGGGTTTCGGAGGTTCAAGTTTTTTGCTGGCACAAGGTCGGCCTGCTATCAGGCAGGGTTTTCTTCCCAACTCGATCAGTACTGACCTGCACACCGGCAGTATGAACAATGCAATGAAAGATATGAATAACATTATGTCGTTATTTATGGCCATGGGAATGGATTTCAAAAGCGTTATTGCCGCCAGTACCTGGAATCCTGCCCGGGAGATCAAAAGAGAAGATCTGGGAAACCTCTCGGTTGGCTCGGTTGCGGACATTGCCGTATTCAATCTGCGAAAAGGCAAGTTTGGTTTTTACGCAAGAGACGGCAAAATAGAAGGGAATAAAAGGCTCGAAACGGAGCTGACGATCAGGGCCGGCAATATTGTTTATACACTCAATGCACTGGTTGACCCCATCAACCTGCCCCGACCAAGCCGCAACTGA
- a CDS encoding selenocysteine synthase produces MKRRDILKALPLAGGVVGSMEALAGNDKPMNWFKKAAANVTAVQGPLKAGPQIYQSIGVEPIINCRGTFTIIGASIELPEVRQAMEYACQYNVQIDELAFGVGQRLAEITGAEWGMVSAGCAAGMNEVTAGVIAGGNPEKLIRIPNLEGFEKTEVIIPRSSRNVYDHAIRNCGVKIITVDTIEEFQNALNPRTAMIYMMPGAAPWSVENLAKLAKPFNVPILVDAAAERLTIPNIHLQAGAAVVAYSGGKVLRGPQCAGLLLGNKDILMSAWQASAPHHGPCRDNKIGREEIIGMLAAVETWATRDHKAEMKTWVSWLETISKKVSGINSVQVNLRDPEEGALNNATPNLTITWDPAKLNITGQEVADELSTTKPRIAVGTGFRRGAAATSGPATTSISIASYMMGPGNDKIVAERVHEILTRKRSAPKAAVEMKTPAADISGRWEVSIDFYTSKSKHTFFIEKQDSNWLTGTHKGEFATRELVGNIDGDEVRFQSRYSVPGDNLVMTFYGKLSGDTITGEIDMVEYVTAKFTAKKTAYPTGRQRINIPAGRPLST; encoded by the coding sequence ATGAAACGCAGAGATATTCTCAAGGCTCTTCCGCTTGCCGGTGGGGTTGTCGGCAGCATGGAGGCTTTGGCCGGAAACGACAAACCCATGAACTGGTTTAAAAAAGCAGCCGCAAATGTCACAGCAGTACAGGGGCCATTAAAAGCTGGTCCGCAGATATACCAGTCTATCGGTGTAGAACCGATCATCAATTGCCGCGGTACTTTCACCATTATAGGAGCATCCATAGAACTGCCGGAAGTGAGGCAGGCCATGGAGTATGCCTGTCAGTACAATGTGCAGATTGATGAACTTGCCTTTGGTGTGGGGCAGCGGCTTGCGGAAATTACCGGTGCCGAATGGGGCATGGTTTCGGCGGGCTGCGCGGCGGGCATGAATGAGGTAACAGCAGGCGTTATCGCAGGCGGGAACCCTGAAAAACTGATCAGAATTCCAAATCTTGAAGGATTTGAAAAGACCGAAGTCATTATTCCCCGATCGTCGCGGAATGTGTATGACCATGCCATTCGTAACTGCGGTGTAAAAATCATCACCGTTGATACCATTGAAGAATTTCAGAATGCATTGAATCCCCGCACGGCCATGATCTACATGATGCCGGGCGCTGCACCCTGGTCTGTTGAGAATCTTGCAAAACTGGCGAAACCTTTCAATGTCCCCATCCTGGTGGATGCCGCCGCCGAACGCCTTACGATACCCAATATCCATCTTCAGGCTGGTGCCGCGGTGGTAGCCTATAGTGGAGGCAAAGTACTGCGCGGGCCGCAGTGTGCAGGACTTCTGCTTGGAAACAAAGACATTCTCATGTCGGCATGGCAGGCAAGTGCGCCGCACCACGGGCCTTGCCGGGATAACAAAATCGGACGGGAAGAAATAATAGGTATGCTTGCTGCGGTGGAAACATGGGCCACCCGTGACCACAAGGCTGAGATGAAAACCTGGGTTTCCTGGCTTGAAACTATTTCGAAAAAAGTATCTGGCATCAACAGTGTCCAGGTTAACCTGCGTGACCCTGAAGAGGGTGCCTTGAATAACGCCACGCCTAACCTTACCATTACCTGGGACCCTGCCAAACTGAATATTACGGGGCAGGAAGTTGCAGACGAGTTATCAACCACCAAACCAAGGATTGCCGTGGGAACCGGGTTCCGCAGGGGAGCGGCCGCAACTTCAGGACCCGCCACAACTTCCATATCCATTGCTTCCTATATGATGGGACCTGGAAACGACAAAATTGTGGCCGAACGTGTGCATGAAATTCTTACCCGCAAGCGCAGTGCTCCAAAAGCTGCCGTTGAAATGAAGACACCGGCAGCGGATATCAGCGGGCGCTGGGAGGTGAGTATCGACTTTTATACCAGCAAAAGCAAACATACCTTCTTTATAGAAAAACAGGATTCCAACTGGCTCACTGGCACCCACAAGGGGGAATTTGCTACCAGAGAACTCGTGGGCAATATTGACGGCGACGAAGTGCGGTTCCAGAGCCGGTACAGCGTCCCGGGGGACAACCTTGTCATGACTTTTTACGGGAAACTTTCCGGTGATACCATTACCGGTGAAATAGATATGGTAGAATATGTAACTGCCAAATTTACCGCCAAAAAAACGGCCTATCCTACCGGGCGCCAGCGGATAAATATTCCAGCAGGCAGACCTTTGTCAACTTAA